In Drosophila santomea strain STO CAGO 1482 chromosome 3L, Prin_Dsan_1.1, whole genome shotgun sequence, a single window of DNA contains:
- the LOC120447967 gene encoding small integral membrane protein 13: MTLQTGLAFIFTILASVSIVAAIILLGWFLIWKAFLSKFRLVRELLGQEEPEEQQPLAWDHQNQQPQHHGRARKARRD, encoded by the exons ATGACCCTGCAAACGGGCTTGGCTTTCATTTTCACCATATTAGCCTCTGTTAGTATCGTCGCAGCAATTATTTTGTTGG GCTGGTTCCTCATCTGGAAGGCGTTTCTATCGAAATTTCGTCTGGTACGCGAGTTGTTGGGTCAGGAGGAGCCAGAGGAGCAGCAACCACTTGCTTGGGATCACCAGAATCAACAGCCACAACACCACGGCAGAGCCAGGAAAGCTCGCCGAGACTAG
- the LOC120447966 gene encoding N-alpha-acetyltransferase daf-31 has protein sequence MNIRCAKPEDLMTMQHCNLLCLPENYQMKYYFYHGLTWPQLSYVAEDDKGGIVGYVLAKMEEPEPNEESRHGHITSLAVKRSYRRLGLAQKLMNQASQAMVECFNAQYVSLHVRKSNRAALNLYTNALKFKIIEVEPKYYADGEDAYAMRRDLSEFADEDQAKASKQAGEEEDKVAHRSSGHGHSHNHSGHDGHCC, from the coding sequence ATGAACATCCGCTGCGCAAAACCGGAAGACCTAATGACCATGCAGCACTGCAATCTGCTGTGCCTGCCCGAAAACTACCAGATGAAGTACTACTTCTACCACGGACTCACCTGGCCTCAGCTTAGCTACGTGGCCGAGGACGACAAGGGCGGTATTGTGGGCTATGTCCTGGCCAAGATGGAGGAGCCGGAACCCAATGAGGAGAGCCGCCATGGGCACATCACCTCGCTAGCGGTCAAGCGTTCCTATCGGCGTTTGGGCCTGGCCCAAAAACTCATGAACCAGGCCTCCCAGGCCATGGTTGAGTGCTTCAATGCCCAGTACGTGTCCCTGCACGTGAGAAAGAGCAATCGGGCTGCCCTGAACCTCTACACCAACGCCCTCAAGTTCAAGATCATCGAGGTGGAGCCCAAGTACTATGCCGATGGCGAGGATGCTTATGCCATGCGGCGCGACCTTAGCGAGTTCGCAGATGAGGATCAGGCCAAGGCTTCGAAGCAAGcgggcgaggaggaggacaagGTGGCCCACAGGTCCAGCGGACACGGCCACTCGCACAACCACAGCGGTCACGATGGCCATTGTTGCTGA